Proteins encoded within one genomic window of Calonectris borealis chromosome 1, bCalBor7.hap1.2, whole genome shotgun sequence:
- the CHD4 gene encoding chromodomain-helicase-DNA-binding protein 4 isoform X2, which yields MASGIGSPSPCSGGSDDDEMEILLNNAIPQHPEPEEEPEEELLSEAETPKIKKKKKPKKLKEPKVPKLSKRQKKELGDSSGEGNEFVEEEEEVLRSDSEGSDYTPGKKKKKKLGPKKEKKNKAKRKEEEEEEEEDDDSKEPKSSAQLLEDWGMEDIDHIFTEEDYRTLTNYKAFSQFVRPLIAAKNPKIAVSKMMMVLGAKWREFSTNNPFKGSSGASVAAAAAAAVAVVESMVTNVDAVLPQPPVDVPLRKAKTKEGKGPNARRKPKASPRIPDIKKPKTKKVAPLKIKLGGFGSKRKRSSSEDDDLDVESDFDDASINSYSVSDGSTSRSSRSRKKLKAGKKKKKGEEDSTVAVDGYETDHQDYCEVCQQGGEIILCDTCPRAYHMVCLDPDMEKAPEGKWSCPHCEKEGIQWEAKEDNSEGEEILEDVVGDAEEEDDHHMEFCRVCKDGGELLCCDACPSSYHIHCLNPPLPEIPNGEWLCPRCTCPALKGKVQKILIWKWGQPPVGPPPPRPPDADPNAPPPKPLEGRPERQFFVKWQGMSYWHCSWVSELQLELHCQVMFRNYQRKNDMDEPPSGDFGGEEEKSRKRKNKDPKYAEMEERFYRYGIKPEWMMIHRILNHSVDKKGNVHYLIKWRDLPYDQASWESEDVDIQDYDLYKQAYWNHRELMRGEEGRPGKKLKKVKMRKLERPPETPTVDPTVKYDRQPEYLDVTGGTLHPYQLEGLNWLRFSWAQGTDTILADEMGLGKTVQTAVFLYSLYKEGHSKGPFLVSAPLSTIINWEREFEMWAPDMYVVTYVGDKDSRAIIRENEFTFEDNAIRGGKKASRMKKEAAVKFHVLLTSYELITIDMAILGSIDWACLIVDEAHRLKNNQSKFFRVLNGYSLQHKLLLTGTPLQNNLEELFHLLNFLTPERFHNLEGFLEEFADIAKEDQIKKLHDMLGPHMLRRLKADVFKNMPSKTELIVRVELSPMQKKYYKYILTRNFEALNARGGGNQVSLLNVVMDLKKCCNHPYLFPVAAMEAPKMPNGMYDGSALIRASGKLLLLQKMLKNLKEGGHRVLIFSQMTKMLDLLEDFLEHEGYKYERIDGGITGNMRQEAIDRFNAPGAQQFCFLLSTRAGGLGINLATADTVIIYDSDWNPHNDIQAFSRAHRIGQNKKVMIYRFVTRASVEERITQVAKKKMMLTHLVVRPGLGSKTGSMSKQELDDILKFGTEELFKDEATEGGDNKEGEDSSVIHYDDKAIERLLDRNQDETEDTELQGMNEYLSSFKVAQYVVREEEMGEEEEVEREIIKQEESVDPDYWEKLLRHHYEQQQEDLARNLGKGKRIRKQVNYNDGSQEDRGSRAVFLSDWQDDQSDNQSDYSVASEEGDEDFDERSEAAFLSSAARRPSRKGLRNDKDKPLPPLLARVGGNIEVLGFNARQRKAFLNAIMRYGMPPQDAFTTQWLVRDLRGKSEKEFKAYVSLFMRHLCEPGADGAETFADGVPREGLSRQHVLTRIGVMSLIRKKVQEFEHVNGRWSMPELAEIEENKKLSQPSSPSPKTPTPSTPGDTQPNTPAPVPPPEEGIKVEEGASTKEQGESSEPEKELSASATETEVPMECAQPVETPPQEAKSPVNPTEADEKKVEEPEVKERPDEPMEVESKADVEKVEDRVPTENPPEPPIITLDEKDEKKDDDKRDVVMLQNGEMLKESVDERHKKAVKQRFMFNIADGGFTELHSLWQNEERAATVTKKTYEIWHRRHDYWLLAGIINHGYARWQDIQNDPRYAILNEPFKGEMNRGNFLEIKNKFLARRFKLLEQALVIEEQLRRAAYLNMSEDPSHPSMALNTRFAEVECLAESHQHLSKESMAGNKPANAVLHKVLKQLEELLSDMKADVTRLPATIARIPPVAVRLQMSERNILSRLANRSSEPPPPPPPQQVAQQQ from the exons ATGGCATCAGGCATTGGATCTCCGTCACCGTGCTCAGGGGGCAGCGACGATGATGAGATGGAGATCCTGTTGAACAATGCTATCCCCCAGCATCCAG agcctgaagaagagcCAGAAGAAGAGCTTCTGTCAGAGGCTGAGACACCCAAaatcaagaagaagaagaagcccAAGAAACTAAAGGAACCCAAAGTGCCCAAGCTCAGCAAGCGTCAGAAGAAGGAG ctggggGACAGCTCTGGTGAGGGAAATGAGTTtgtggaggaagaagaggaggttcTGCGCTCTGACAGTGAGGGCAGTGATTACActcctgggaagaagaaaaagaagaaattagggcccaagaaggaaaagaaaaacaaagccaagcgcaaggaggaggaggaagaagaggaagaagatgatgaCTCAAAG GAGCCAAAGTCATCTGCTCAGCTCCTGGAAGATTGGGGCATGGAGGATATTGATCATATCTTCACAGAGGAGGATTATCGCACTCTCACCAACTACAAAGCTTTCAGCCAGTTTGTCAG GCCACTTATTGCAGCCAAGAACCCTAAAATAGCAGTGTCGAAGATGATGATGGTACTGGGAGCCAAATGGAGGGAGTTCAGCACAAACAACCCTTTCAAGGGAAGTTCAGGTGCATctgtggcagctgctgcagctgcagctgttgCAGTAGTGGAGAGTATGGTGACAAATGTGGATGCTGTCCTGCCACAGCCCCCTGTAGATGTGCCACTCAGGAAAGCCAAGACAAAGGAGGGCAAAG GACCCAATGCCCGGAGGAAGCCAAAGGCCAGTCCTCGTATTCCTGATATCAAGAAACCTAAAACAAAGAAGGTGGCACCTTTGAAAATCAAACTGGGAGGATTTGGTTCCAAGCGTAAAAGATCATCA AGTGAAGATGATGATCTGGATGTGGAGTCAGACTTTGATGATGCCAGCATCAAcagctactctgtttcagatggATCTACAAGCCGTAGTAGCCGCAGTCGCAAAAAACTcaaagctgggaaaaagaaaaagaaag GTGAGGAGGACTCCACAGTGGCTGTGGATGGCTATGAGACTGATCACCAGGACTACTGTGAGGTGTGCCAGCAGGGGGGAGAAATTATACTGTGTGATACCTGCCCTCGTGCCTACCACATGGTTTGCCTGGACCCAGACATGGAGAAAGCCCCAGAGGGCAAATGGAGCTGCCCACACTGC GAAAAAGAGGGCATTCAATGGGAAGCAAAGGAGGATAACTCTGAAGGTGAGGAAATCCtggaggatgttgtgggggatgctgaggaagaggatgaccacCATATGGAGTTCTGTAGAGTCTGCAAGGATGGAGGAGAGCTGCTGTGCTGTGATGCCTGTCCTTCATCCTATCACATCCACTGTCTGAATCCCCCTTTGCCAGAGATTCCCAACGGAGAGTGGCTGTGTCCTCGCTGCACT TGCCCAGCTTTGAAAGGAAAGGTGCAGAAGATCTTGATCTGGAAATGGGGTCAGCCCCCGGTTGGCCCCCCACCACCACGACCACCTGATGCAGACCCTAATGCTCCTCCCCCTAAGCCTCTGGAGGGTCGGCCTGAAAGGCAGTTCTTCGTCAAGTGGCAGGGCATGTCCTACTGGCACTGCTCTTGGGTGTCAGAGTTGCAG CTGGAGCTGCACTGCCAGGTCATGTTTCGTAACTACCAACGCAAAAATGATATGGATGAGCCGCCCTCAGGGGACTTcggaggggaagaagagaaaagccGAAAGCGAAAAAACAAGGACCCCAAATATGCTGAGATGGAGGAGCGCTTCTATCGATACGGGATCAAGCCTGAGTGGATGATGATCCACAGAATCCTTAATCATAG TGTGGATAAGAAGGGGAATGTCCACTATTTGATTAAATGGAGAGACCTGCCCTATGACCAAGCATCCTGGGAAAGTGAAGATGTGGATATCCAAGATTATGACCTCTACAAGCAAGCCTACTGGAATCACAG GGAGCTGATGAGAGGTGAAGAGGGGAGGCCTGGTAAGAAGTTAAAGAAAGTGAAGATGCGGAAACTGGAAAGACCCCCTGAGACTCCCACAGTAGAT CCAACAGTGAAATATGACCGGCAACCGGAGTACCTCGATGTAACAGGGGGGACCTTGCATCCCTACCAACTGGAAGGACTGAACTGGCTGCGCTTCTCTTGGGCCCAGGGCACAGATACAATCTTGGCTGATGAAATGGGTCTGGGAAAGACTGTGCAGACAGCTGTGTTCCTATATTCCTTATACAAAGAG GGCCACTCAAAGGGTCCCTTCTTGGTGAGTGCCCCACTATCCACAATCATCAACTGGGAACGAGAATTTGAGATGTGGGCCCCAGATATGTATGTAGTGACCTACGTCGGGGACAAAGACAGCCGGGCCATCATCCGTGAGAATGAGTTCACTTTTGAGGATAATGCCATACGTGGAGGCAAAAAAGCATCCAGAATGAAG aaggAAGCTGCTGTGAAGTTTCACGTGCTTCTCACCTCCTACGAACTGATCACAATTGATATGGCCATACTAGGCTCTATTGACTGGGCCTGTCTCATTGTGGATGAAGCTCACAGACTGAAGAACAATCAGTCTAAG TTCTTCCGTGTGCTGAATGGTTACTCCCTCCAGCACAAGCTGCTGCTTACAGGAACTCCCCTGCAGAACAACCTGGAAGAACTGTTCCACCTGCTGAACTTCCTGACGCCAGAGAGATTCCA TAACTTGGAGGGCTTCCTAGAAGAGTTTGCAGATATTGCCAAGGAAGATCAGATCAAGAAGCTGCATGACATGCTGGGCCCACACATGCTGAGGCGTCTCAAAGCTGATGTTTTCAAGAATATGCCATCTAAGACGGAACTTATTGTCAGGGTGGAGTTGAGCCCCATGCAGAA gaaataTTATAAGTACATTTTGACAAGAAACTTTGAGGCACTGAATGCACGGGGTGGTGGTAACCAGGTCTCCTTGCTCAATGTTGTTATGGATCTGAAGAAGTGCTGTAACCACCCCTAcctcttccctgtggctgctATG gAAGCTCCAAAAATGCCAAATGGCATGTATGATGGTAGTGCTCTTATTCGAGCCTctggaaagctgctgctgctccagaagatGTTAAAGAACCTTAAGGAAGGAGGTCACAGGGTGCTTATATTCTCTCAG ATGACTAAAATGTTGGACCTTCTAGAAGACTTTTTGGAGCATGAAGGCTACAAATATGAGCGGATTGATGGAGGAATCACAGGGAACATGCGTCAGGAGGCTATTGATCGCTTCAATG CTCCTGGTGCTCAGcagttctgctttctgctttcaaCTCGAGCTGGGGGTCTTGGTATTAACTTGGCCACAGCAGATACTGTGATTATCTATGACTCAGACTGGAACCCCCACAATGATATCCAG GCCTTCAGTCGTGCACACAGAATTGGACAGAACAAGAAAGTGATGATATACCGCTTTGTGACAAGGGCCTCAGTGGAGGAGCGTATcactcaggtggccaagaagaaaATGATGTTAACTCATCTGGTAGTGAGACCAGGGTTGGGCTCCAAGACAGGCTCCATGTCCAAACAGGAACTTGATGACATTCTCAAATTTGGCACTGAAGAGCTCTTCAAGGATGAGGCTACTGAGGGGG GGGATAACAAAGAAGGTGAGGACAGCAGTGTCATCCACTATGATGACAAAGCAATTGAGCGTCTGTTGGATCGGAACCAGGATGAAACAGAAGATACAGAACTTCAGGGCATGAATGAGTATCTCAGCTCCTTCAAGGTGGCCCAGTATGTGGTTCGTGAAGAGGAGATGGGG gaggaagaggaggttgAACGGGAGATCATTAAGCAGGAGGAGTCAGTGGATCCTGATTACTGGGAGAAACTGCTGCGTCACCATTATGAACAGCAACAGGAGGATCTGGCCAGGAATCTGGGCAAGGGCAAACGTATTCgcaagcaagttaactacaatgaTGGCTCGCAGGAGGATAGAG GCTCAcgtgctgtttttctttcagactggCAGGATGACCAGTCAGATAATCAGTCAGACTATTCAGTTGCTTCTGAAGAAGGAGACGAGGACTTTGATGAGAGGTCTGAAG CTGCATTTCTCTCTTCAGCAGCTCGTCGGCCTAGCCGCAAAGGCCTGAGAAATGATAAGGATAAGCCTCTGCCTCCCTTGCTTGCCCGTGTGGGAGGGAACATTGAG GTCTTAGGTTTCAATGCCCGCCAGCGGAAAGCCTTCCTCAATGCTATCATGCGCTATGGAATGCCACCTCAGGATGCCTTCACCACTCAGTGGCTTGTTCGGGACCTCCGTGGCAAGTCAGAGAAAGAGTTCAA GGCCTATGTCTCGCTGTTCATGCGCCATTTATGTGAACCTGGAGCTGATGGTGCAGAGACCTTTGCAGATGGGGTCCCACGGGAAGGTCTTTCTCGACAGCATGTCCTTACTCGCATTGGGGTCATGTCACTTATACGCAAAAAG GTGCAGGAATTTGAGCATGTGAATGGCCGTTGGAGTATGCCAGAGCTAGCAGAGATAGAGGAGAACAAGAAACTTTCACAGCCAAGCTCACCCTCTCCCAAAACTCCAACTCCTTCGACGCCAGGGGATACACAGCCAAATACGCCTGCCCCTGTCCCTCCACCTG aagaaggaataaaagtAGAAGAAGGAGCCAGTACTAAGGAGCAAGGAGAGTCATCTGAACCAGAGAAAGAGCTCAGTGCCTCTGCTACTGAAACAGAGGTCCCTATGGAG TGTGCCCAGCCTGTGGAGACACCGCCACAGGAAGCAAAATCCCCAGTGAACCCCAcagaagcagatgaaaaaaaagtagaggaaccagaggtgaaggaaagacCAGACGAGCCAATGGAAGTAGAAAGCAAAG CTGATGTGGAGAAAGTGGAAGACAGAGTGCCTACTGAGAATCCCCCTGAACCTCCTATAATCACTCTGGATGAGAAAG ATGAGAAAAAGGATGATGATAAGAGAGATGTGGTGATGCTGCAGAATGGAGAGATGCTGAAAGAGTCAGTAGATGAAAGGCACAAGAAGGCAGTAAAGCAGCGCTTCATGTTCAACATAGCAGACGGTGGCTTCACTG AACTACACTCCCTGTGGCAGAATGAAGAGCGGGCTGCAACTGTCACAAAGAAGACCTATGAGATCTGGCATCGGCGTCATGACTACTGGCTCCTTGCTGGGATTATCAA
- the CHD4 gene encoding chromodomain-helicase-DNA-binding protein 4 isoform X9 encodes MASGIGSPSPCSGGSDDDEMEILLNNAIPQHPEPEEEPEEELLSEAETPKIKKKKKPKKLKEPKVPKLSKRQKKELGDSSGEGNEFVEEEEEVLRSDSEGSDYTPGKKKKKKLGPKKEKKNKAKRKEEEEEEEEDDDSKEPKSSAQLLEDWGMEDIDHIFTEEDYRTLTNYKAFSQFVRPLIAAKNPKIAVSKMMMVLGAKWREFSTNNPFKGSSGASVAAAAAAAVAVVESMVTNVDAVLPQPPVDVPLRKAKTKEGKGPNARRKPKASPRIPDIKKPKTKKVAPLKIKLGGFGSKRKRSSSEDDDLDVESDFDDASINSYSVSDGSTSRSSRSRKKLKAGKKKKKGEEDSTVAVDGYETDHQDYCEVCQQGGEIILCDTCPRAYHMVCLDPDMEKAPEGKWSCPHCEKEGIQWEAKEDNSEGEEILEDVVGDAEEEDDHHMEFCRVCKDGGELLCCDACPSSYHIHCLNPPLPEIPNGEWLCPRCTCPALKGKVQKILIWKWGQPPVGPPPPRPPDADPNAPPPKPLEGRPERQFFVKWQGMSYWHCSWVSELQLELHCQVMFRNYQRKNDMDEPPSGDFGGEEEKSRKRKNKDPKYAEMEERFYRYGIKPEWMMIHRILNHSVDKKGNVHYLIKWRDLPYDQASWESEDVDIQDYDLYKQAYWNHRELMRGEEGRPGKKLKKVKMRKLERPPETPTVDPTVKYDRQPEYLDVTGGTLHPYQLEGLNWLRFSWAQGTDTILADEMGLGKTVQTAVFLYSLYKEGHSKGPFLVSAPLSTIINWEREFEMWAPDMYVVTYVGDKDSRAIIRENEFTFEDNAIRGGKKASRMKKEAAVKFHVLLTSYELITIDMAILGSIDWACLIVDEAHRLKNNQSKFFRVLNGYSLQHKLLLTGTPLQNNLEELFHLLNFLTPERFHNLEGFLEEFADIAKEDQIKKLHDMLGPHMLRRLKADVFKNMPSKTELIVRVELSPMQKKYYKYILTRNFEALNARGGGNQVSLLNVVMDLKKCCNHPYLFPVAAMEAPKMPNGMYDGSALIRASGKLLLLQKMLKNLKEGGHRVLIFSQMTKMLDLLEDFLEHEGYKYERIDGGITGNMRQEAIDRFNAPGAQQFCFLLSTRAGGLGINLATADTVIIYDSDWNPHNDIQAFSRAHRIGQNKKVMIYRFVTRASVEERITQVAKKKMMLTHLVVRPGLGSKTGSMSKQELDDILKFGTEELFKDEATEGGDNKEGEDSSVIHYDDKAIERLLDRNQDETEDTELQGMNEYLSSFKVAQYVVREEEMGEEEEVEREIIKQEESVDPDYWEKLLRHHYEQQQEDLARNLGKGKRIRKQVNYNDGSQEDRDWQDDQSDNQSDYSVASEEGDEDFDERSEAARRPSRKGLRNDKDKPLPPLLARVGGNIEVLGFNARQRKAFLNAIMRYGMPPQDAFTTQWLVRDLRGKSEKEFKAYVSLFMRHLCEPGADGAETFADGVPREGLSRQHVLTRIGVMSLIRKKVQEFEHVNGRWSMPELAEIEENKKLSQPSSPSPKTPTPSTPGDTQPNTPAPVPPPEEGIKVEEGASTKEQGESSEPEKELSASATETEVPMEQCAQPVETPPQEAKSPVNPTEADEKKVEEPEVKERPDEPMEVESKADVEKVEDRVPTENPPEPPIITLDEKDEKKDDDKRDVVMLQNGEMLKESVDERHKKAVKQRFMFNIADGGFTELHSLWQNEERAATVTKKTYEIWHRRHDYWLLAGIINHGYARWQDIQNDPRYAILNEPFKGEMNRGNFLEIKNKFLARRFKLLEQALVIEEQLRRAAYLNMSEDPSHPSMALNTRFAEVECLAESHQHLSKESMAGNKPANAVLHKVLKQLEELLSDMKADVTRLPATIARIPPVAVRLQMSERNILSRLANRSSEPPPPPPPQQVAQQQ; translated from the exons ATGGCATCAGGCATTGGATCTCCGTCACCGTGCTCAGGGGGCAGCGACGATGATGAGATGGAGATCCTGTTGAACAATGCTATCCCCCAGCATCCAG agcctgaagaagagcCAGAAGAAGAGCTTCTGTCAGAGGCTGAGACACCCAAaatcaagaagaagaagaagcccAAGAAACTAAAGGAACCCAAAGTGCCCAAGCTCAGCAAGCGTCAGAAGAAGGAG ctggggGACAGCTCTGGTGAGGGAAATGAGTTtgtggaggaagaagaggaggttcTGCGCTCTGACAGTGAGGGCAGTGATTACActcctgggaagaagaaaaagaagaaattagggcccaagaaggaaaagaaaaacaaagccaagcgcaaggaggaggaggaagaagaggaagaagatgatgaCTCAAAG GAGCCAAAGTCATCTGCTCAGCTCCTGGAAGATTGGGGCATGGAGGATATTGATCATATCTTCACAGAGGAGGATTATCGCACTCTCACCAACTACAAAGCTTTCAGCCAGTTTGTCAG GCCACTTATTGCAGCCAAGAACCCTAAAATAGCAGTGTCGAAGATGATGATGGTACTGGGAGCCAAATGGAGGGAGTTCAGCACAAACAACCCTTTCAAGGGAAGTTCAGGTGCATctgtggcagctgctgcagctgcagctgttgCAGTAGTGGAGAGTATGGTGACAAATGTGGATGCTGTCCTGCCACAGCCCCCTGTAGATGTGCCACTCAGGAAAGCCAAGACAAAGGAGGGCAAAG GACCCAATGCCCGGAGGAAGCCAAAGGCCAGTCCTCGTATTCCTGATATCAAGAAACCTAAAACAAAGAAGGTGGCACCTTTGAAAATCAAACTGGGAGGATTTGGTTCCAAGCGTAAAAGATCATCA AGTGAAGATGATGATCTGGATGTGGAGTCAGACTTTGATGATGCCAGCATCAAcagctactctgtttcagatggATCTACAAGCCGTAGTAGCCGCAGTCGCAAAAAACTcaaagctgggaaaaagaaaaagaaag GTGAGGAGGACTCCACAGTGGCTGTGGATGGCTATGAGACTGATCACCAGGACTACTGTGAGGTGTGCCAGCAGGGGGGAGAAATTATACTGTGTGATACCTGCCCTCGTGCCTACCACATGGTTTGCCTGGACCCAGACATGGAGAAAGCCCCAGAGGGCAAATGGAGCTGCCCACACTGC GAAAAAGAGGGCATTCAATGGGAAGCAAAGGAGGATAACTCTGAAGGTGAGGAAATCCtggaggatgttgtgggggatgctgaggaagaggatgaccacCATATGGAGTTCTGTAGAGTCTGCAAGGATGGAGGAGAGCTGCTGTGCTGTGATGCCTGTCCTTCATCCTATCACATCCACTGTCTGAATCCCCCTTTGCCAGAGATTCCCAACGGAGAGTGGCTGTGTCCTCGCTGCACT TGCCCAGCTTTGAAAGGAAAGGTGCAGAAGATCTTGATCTGGAAATGGGGTCAGCCCCCGGTTGGCCCCCCACCACCACGACCACCTGATGCAGACCCTAATGCTCCTCCCCCTAAGCCTCTGGAGGGTCGGCCTGAAAGGCAGTTCTTCGTCAAGTGGCAGGGCATGTCCTACTGGCACTGCTCTTGGGTGTCAGAGTTGCAG CTGGAGCTGCACTGCCAGGTCATGTTTCGTAACTACCAACGCAAAAATGATATGGATGAGCCGCCCTCAGGGGACTTcggaggggaagaagagaaaagccGAAAGCGAAAAAACAAGGACCCCAAATATGCTGAGATGGAGGAGCGCTTCTATCGATACGGGATCAAGCCTGAGTGGATGATGATCCACAGAATCCTTAATCATAG TGTGGATAAGAAGGGGAATGTCCACTATTTGATTAAATGGAGAGACCTGCCCTATGACCAAGCATCCTGGGAAAGTGAAGATGTGGATATCCAAGATTATGACCTCTACAAGCAAGCCTACTGGAATCACAG GGAGCTGATGAGAGGTGAAGAGGGGAGGCCTGGTAAGAAGTTAAAGAAAGTGAAGATGCGGAAACTGGAAAGACCCCCTGAGACTCCCACAGTAGAT CCAACAGTGAAATATGACCGGCAACCGGAGTACCTCGATGTAACAGGGGGGACCTTGCATCCCTACCAACTGGAAGGACTGAACTGGCTGCGCTTCTCTTGGGCCCAGGGCACAGATACAATCTTGGCTGATGAAATGGGTCTGGGAAAGACTGTGCAGACAGCTGTGTTCCTATATTCCTTATACAAAGAG GGCCACTCAAAGGGTCCCTTCTTGGTGAGTGCCCCACTATCCACAATCATCAACTGGGAACGAGAATTTGAGATGTGGGCCCCAGATATGTATGTAGTGACCTACGTCGGGGACAAAGACAGCCGGGCCATCATCCGTGAGAATGAGTTCACTTTTGAGGATAATGCCATACGTGGAGGCAAAAAAGCATCCAGAATGAAG aaggAAGCTGCTGTGAAGTTTCACGTGCTTCTCACCTCCTACGAACTGATCACAATTGATATGGCCATACTAGGCTCTATTGACTGGGCCTGTCTCATTGTGGATGAAGCTCACAGACTGAAGAACAATCAGTCTAAG TTCTTCCGTGTGCTGAATGGTTACTCCCTCCAGCACAAGCTGCTGCTTACAGGAACTCCCCTGCAGAACAACCTGGAAGAACTGTTCCACCTGCTGAACTTCCTGACGCCAGAGAGATTCCA TAACTTGGAGGGCTTCCTAGAAGAGTTTGCAGATATTGCCAAGGAAGATCAGATCAAGAAGCTGCATGACATGCTGGGCCCACACATGCTGAGGCGTCTCAAAGCTGATGTTTTCAAGAATATGCCATCTAAGACGGAACTTATTGTCAGGGTGGAGTTGAGCCCCATGCAGAA gaaataTTATAAGTACATTTTGACAAGAAACTTTGAGGCACTGAATGCACGGGGTGGTGGTAACCAGGTCTCCTTGCTCAATGTTGTTATGGATCTGAAGAAGTGCTGTAACCACCCCTAcctcttccctgtggctgctATG gAAGCTCCAAAAATGCCAAATGGCATGTATGATGGTAGTGCTCTTATTCGAGCCTctggaaagctgctgctgctccagaagatGTTAAAGAACCTTAAGGAAGGAGGTCACAGGGTGCTTATATTCTCTCAG ATGACTAAAATGTTGGACCTTCTAGAAGACTTTTTGGAGCATGAAGGCTACAAATATGAGCGGATTGATGGAGGAATCACAGGGAACATGCGTCAGGAGGCTATTGATCGCTTCAATG CTCCTGGTGCTCAGcagttctgctttctgctttcaaCTCGAGCTGGGGGTCTTGGTATTAACTTGGCCACAGCAGATACTGTGATTATCTATGACTCAGACTGGAACCCCCACAATGATATCCAG GCCTTCAGTCGTGCACACAGAATTGGACAGAACAAGAAAGTGATGATATACCGCTTTGTGACAAGGGCCTCAGTGGAGGAGCGTATcactcaggtggccaagaagaaaATGATGTTAACTCATCTGGTAGTGAGACCAGGGTTGGGCTCCAAGACAGGCTCCATGTCCAAACAGGAACTTGATGACATTCTCAAATTTGGCACTGAAGAGCTCTTCAAGGATGAGGCTACTGAGGGGG GGGATAACAAAGAAGGTGAGGACAGCAGTGTCATCCACTATGATGACAAAGCAATTGAGCGTCTGTTGGATCGGAACCAGGATGAAACAGAAGATACAGAACTTCAGGGCATGAATGAGTATCTCAGCTCCTTCAAGGTGGCCCAGTATGTGGTTCGTGAAGAGGAGATGGGG gaggaagaggaggttgAACGGGAGATCATTAAGCAGGAGGAGTCAGTGGATCCTGATTACTGGGAGAAACTGCTGCGTCACCATTATGAACAGCAACAGGAGGATCTGGCCAGGAATCTGGGCAAGGGCAAACGTATTCgcaagcaagttaactacaatgaTGGCTCGCAGGAGGATAGAG actggCAGGATGACCAGTCAGATAATCAGTCAGACTATTCAGTTGCTTCTGAAGAAGGAGACGAGGACTTTGATGAGAGGTCTGAAG CAGCTCGTCGGCCTAGCCGCAAAGGCCTGAGAAATGATAAGGATAAGCCTCTGCCTCCCTTGCTTGCCCGTGTGGGAGGGAACATTGAG GTCTTAGGTTTCAATGCCCGCCAGCGGAAAGCCTTCCTCAATGCTATCATGCGCTATGGAATGCCACCTCAGGATGCCTTCACCACTCAGTGGCTTGTTCGGGACCTCCGTGGCAAGTCAGAGAAAGAGTTCAA GGCCTATGTCTCGCTGTTCATGCGCCATTTATGTGAACCTGGAGCTGATGGTGCAGAGACCTTTGCAGATGGGGTCCCACGGGAAGGTCTTTCTCGACAGCATGTCCTTACTCGCATTGGGGTCATGTCACTTATACGCAAAAAG GTGCAGGAATTTGAGCATGTGAATGGCCGTTGGAGTATGCCAGAGCTAGCAGAGATAGAGGAGAACAAGAAACTTTCACAGCCAAGCTCACCCTCTCCCAAAACTCCAACTCCTTCGACGCCAGGGGATACACAGCCAAATACGCCTGCCCCTGTCCCTCCACCTG aagaaggaataaaagtAGAAGAAGGAGCCAGTACTAAGGAGCAAGGAGAGTCATCTGAACCAGAGAAAGAGCTCAGTGCCTCTGCTACTGAAACAGAGGTCCCTATGGAG CAGTGTGCCCAGCCTGTGGAGACACCGCCACAGGAAGCAAAATCCCCAGTGAACCCCAcagaagcagatgaaaaaaaagtagaggaaccagaggtgaaggaaagacCAGACGAGCCAATGGAAGTAGAAAGCAAAG CTGATGTGGAGAAAGTGGAAGACAGAGTGCCTACTGAGAATCCCCCTGAACCTCCTATAATCACTCTGGATGAGAAAG ATGAGAAAAAGGATGATGATAAGAGAGATGTGGTGATGCTGCAGAATGGAGAGATGCTGAAAGAGTCAGTAGATGAAAGGCACAAGAAGGCAGTAAAGCAGCGCTTCATGTTCAACATAGCAGACGGTGGCTTCACTG AACTACACTCCCTGTGGCAGAATGAAGAGCGGGCTGCAACTGTCACAAAGAAGACCTATGAGATCTGGCATCGGCGTCATGACTACTGGCTCCTTGCTGGGATTATCAA